The Elaeis guineensis isolate ETL-2024a chromosome 5, EG11, whole genome shotgun sequence DNA segment CCACATGCCAATATAACAACACGTCACAGTACATCATCCAGCACTCTCACACTACTCCCACACCCTACCTCACAAAACAGAAAAGAACAGACACTAGAACCACTCAAGAGACCAAAAGCACGCACATAGCTCCCTTCCTCATTATTCACATTGATGAACTACCAAACCACATCCAACAGCAGCAACTAAAGTTACATACTTCTACATACGTCATAGCCATGAACATTGAAGAAAGAAACTGTCTCCCTCTCTCATTCACTCTCCGCTCGTtggttcttctttctctttcttgctTGGAGTGGAAGTTGGTCTAGCAGCAAAAAAGGATAGAGGTGGGAGCTTAGTCGAGCTCACACCTCGTAAGGAGGAGCAGGATTCCGTGGTCCGACACCACCCATTCCTCCTTTCTCAAATGCATCCGACGCTGATTTCCTTCTAAACCGGTTCCACTCTCTTCCGCCTCCTATTTTTAACCACATAACTCTTGGTTAAACTCCAAACCATACTCAAGAAAACGCCTACTTAGAGAGCAACAGGtcgttatatatttattttttacccaaaaaaattgtataattattaattttcttTTGGTAAGTTATTACTATTACTTTTTAAATACCCAAAATAACGGGGTGTTGAGACTTGAGAGAAAACATTCTCTAGATTTCTCGGTAACGGGAAACCGAGACCGTTATTAGACTCTCAACTACCAGGGAAATACCCAAAACACCACCATAATCAGGGGCGTTTCCGTAAATTAGACAACAAAAATACCCTCCCATTCTCGAAAATTACCAAACACTACCACTTCCAAATTGTTAACCCTTGGTCCTCACCGGAAAATGGAGACACCGGAGGCGTCGATCCCGCCGGGGACGACGGCGGCGTCCCGTTTCCCGGCGAAGGGCAGCCCGTCGGCCTCTTTATCATTATAGTCCTCGTCACCTTTGGCTCCTCCTCCGTGCCGGCCGGTTTCGCAATCCCTCCGTCCATCGCCTCCTCTGTCACACAACAAATTAAAACCCGATCTCAACCGTCCCATCATCGATAATCCCAGAAGAACCAAGCAGATCAGAGTGaggaaaatagagaaaagagaagagttcGCCGGACCTTTGCCGGAGCTCGGCCGGAAGGTGAAGGAGGAGTACTTCCGGAGCTTGCCGAGTCCGGTCTCCGGCCGGGGCCCGGCGACGGTGTCGTCCCAGAGCTTGTCGAGAAGGCCCATGGACTTCTACTTAATTACCAAAATGACCCAAAAACCCCGGAGATCCAAGATCTAGGGAGcagaagaggagagaaagagagacagaGAAGGTCCGGGAAGGTTGATTTATAGAAGGGGGTGTACATTAAAGATCCAACAGGTCGCGGTGGGATGGGGTGATCTGGGCCGTTGATGTAGAATCGTGATAGTGACGTGGGTGCTGGACAGAGTGGGGGCCACGAGGAGCGGATAAGATCGCACATTGTAGGATCCACGTGTCGAATACCGGTACGGCGAGGAGCGCGTCACGTGATGGCAACAGGTTCGGTTGCCTTTCTTGGTGGCACCTGTCACGTGATTAACCTCGGGAAGTTTGGAAATATCGTGTTTACCACTCCCCGAAGGCAGCGTCGACGTATGCCGTCGAGTGGAATCCAACGGTCGGATCTTGCAGGACTCCATGGGACTGTAAATTTGGTCAGCGGTGTACTTTTTATCTTGCCGTAGAACTTCGCAAGTACCGGATAGGATAAGGCAAAGCAGGCGGCAAATCTAGAGCTCGTATAGAAATTTCTATGAGGGTTATTGAAATTATATAAACATGTCTATCACGACGTTCATTGTATACTGGTCGATTTCACGGTCATGGATTTTCCGGACGCTTGCGGACTCCTCAATGCAGATTTGTCAGATTCATAGCTTTCGAGAGGGACACTTATCCTATCATGATAAGGAATATTGTACAAAATGCAAAATTAAGCAATATAAAtgtcttcatgtccaagagaaaTCATTGTTTATTGCACAAAGGgctgtagatttttttttaagaaaaaaataattgcaGCCAAAGTTGTAAAAAACTTCAATAATCCATATATAATGCAATCGGTAGTGTGTGATTCTCGTATGCAGGTTGAGCGCTTGCAAGATCACAATTCATCATCGAGCAGAAGATCATGGAAATTTTTATAAATCCAACACTTCCACAATTAAATCTTTGGCTTATCAAGCATCTAAATAAGATTTTTGGAAACTACAGCGTTCTGCATAAAGGACAAGGAAAATATCACACTCAAGCCTTTTTCATGAGTAAGCAAACATTAATAAATTATGTAGACATAATTAGCAGCCTCAAATTTGCTGGGGCACGAGTGGTAGGACCAACATGTCTCGAAGCTGTGAAAGCTAAATCCACAACTCACTGATTTTATTCTATTTTCGAGACAGCATTTATAATTCACTTCTTTTTGCCTATGGAAAAATGATATTACCATACCGGTCATGTAGCAATTAGTTGCCACCACTCAACATAATGGGATTAGCAACTTAATCATTACATGACAAGAAATTGAATGATAATAGAGTGGAAAGGGCCATTATAAGCATTGTTTTTAGAATGAGGGGTTTTCGGTAAATTTATCATAGGATTAGCATTAGCCGACAGATCCTGGCCTGGCCTGGAAgaataaaaaatactaccacCAAGTTGCTTGTTGCGCTAGTAAGTCCTAAATCGAAGTCTGAACAATGGAAACGTAAACAAACTGATTGCTTTATTTCTTGATCAATAAGCTATCTTGTCTCAGGGACAAAGATAGCTTATCAAGAAGGCTTATTGCGCTAGTGAGTCTACTTAAAAATCTTGAGGTAGGGACATACCAATAAAGTATATCACTACTGGATTATATCTACGAGCCACTATAAATATTCATGccgatataatatttatatcactaTAAATATACAATAAAGTACCACGAATTTATTTCTGTTCAATGATGTCAAGGAAATTGGGGCAGAGATCAATTCCCAAGCCACTGAGACTCTCAGATATCAAGCGCCGCTACAGCCAGCTAGTGAAAGCACTCAAAATATTGCTCGAGCGTCCGATTATCTATATCAAGAAATATCTATTCCTACTTCTCTTTtctcaccttttttttctttttttgtgtgtgtgtgtacatatctgTTTTATTTGGTTTTATTGGTAATAATGTTATGAACAATCTCAGAACGCTGTCACAAGATACTGGATAGATTGTTTTTAGTTATGCTGTTCATCCACAATGAGCCTAATATGAGTGGCCCCTTATCAATGTGCAACTTCAAGTAAGCACTCTCCAACATTTACAAGAACAAATGGTTAAATAAATGTCATGTTCCTTCAATGCCAAATCCCTCTAGCACAGCAGCAAAGAAACAAAGTAAGCAAGCTGCGTAGACAAACTAACAAAACCTGAAAGCAAATTCCAATTAATATTACTAATTTCAATACCTAAATACTAATAAGAATTTAGTAATTTCTACACTgttactcaaaaaataaaaacgtAGTTTCTACACAGTGAAACAAATTGTAATCAGCAGCCAAATGTTCTCAAGTTCAGAAACATGGAGGGATCTCTAGTTCTCAAATTGACTGAAGCGCTTTGGATTATCTACTGGGAAGATACAAGAACAAATCTATGTATACTCTTACATGTACAGGTGAACTATTATGAGATGAGATAGGATGTGCTTCCTTTGATCTTTGGGCTGTATGATGAACAGTTGTGGTCATCATCCATCAGCTAGGAGATGGGGGGAAGGGAATCTTCTGCTTTGGTTGCACTTTTTGAATCACTGCTTGCTGACACTATCTTCATGTGACGCCTGCCACCATGACCAAGCATACAATGATTTCCGCAGGACTGGATACAACCTTTTTAGTATTAGTCACCACAATCCACTTCACCTGGCTCATGACAATTGCAGTAGCGTCAATGGCTGGAACTGATGGCAATGACAGTGATTTTGCAATATCAGTGATGGAAAGCATAAACAGATGGTCACAAAACACAGAAAAATATATTCGTAAAAACAGTAGACTAGTTTTGCTTTGAAGTTCAAGAGTATATCTAAGATGTTCCAGCTGAAATCAAGCGATTCAGTTGAAACAGGATGATTTCATCAGATTAAGGTAGAAATGTGATCAAAATATGAACTTGCATACCTCACAGAAGTGTTTCATTTAATGCTTAAGATGATCATTatgacttcttctctgtcatatTATGCCTACAACTGAACAATGAAAAATGGGCATCATATTTTCTCATTTATTCGTAACAGACTTCAACCTACTTTGTGTAAAAATCTTAAGACAACCTTTTAAGGGTGTCAGTCTCGGTGCTTTTAaatgaaaatacaaaaaaaatattacaaccaCTTCTTTTAAGGTGGTCATTCAGTTGGACTGGACTACACTTCTGGCTAAATGAGAAGAGAGAAAGTACTGGCTTCTAAAACTGAGATAATTGTGGCACTTATCAATACTCTCCCAAACTAATATATTGTAGTTTTCTCCTTCTCGAAACATGGAAAGCGCTAGCTTACTAAATTTCTCACTTAATCAGGCAAGAACCCTCAATCATATCCTGGTGTTATCATTTAAATAAAAAGGTGACTTACCAATTTTTAATAAATGAACCAGCTGAGGTCTCAAGCACCATATATAGGACAGCATACCCACACCGCATCATCCCACATATTTGTATACCAGCATAGTAGGAAATGAAAACTGTACAAAGACATCCAAAAACTAGAATATGCACAAATGGAAGACAAAACCTTTGAAATGTTATTTTACTTCTAATTACTTTATAGTCACAACACGTCATATTTcaaaataatcaaataaaatatttatctctCCAGCTATGTTTCAACTTAATTTAGTATAAACATCCATATTGTTAAAAAATATAGTCACCACTTAAGTGCTACAGATTTATCAATTTTCACAAATTATGGAAAGGGAAAATACGGCATGTCACAATATATAAGAAATAGAAGATGAAATGTTCTTGGCAATAATCACAAGCATCCATATAACCCCAGATCTAATCAAGTTCGTTATTTAGTGGTAAAATGCAACTGAATACAGGATAGCTTTTTCTCCTGTCGTAAGAAAGCGCTCCTAGTTCAAGTCAGTAGAACAAGGGTCTCCAAACCTGATATCCTAGGTTCAAATCCTACAGAGCACGATTTTGTTCCTGTTATGCTATGTCGAATCAAATCAGTGATTTGGGGAGATATGGACCCCCTCAACCAGCTTGCCAAACAGTCGAGCCGCTCGTCATTTTTGATAGGTCAGGTGCTCCCTACCCCTCGCATTGtcttatcttctcttttttagCCAAGGCGATCGGTCCTAATTTTCTGGGAGTCAAGTCCCTTCCAGTAATGGTGAACAAGGGTCCTGCTGggatttcccttttttttctgaTTGCGGTCAATAAAAAGGCAAGATGatataatagaaaagaaaacaaagatgCAATGCAGGATGAGAAGAATGGAAAGAATGAAGGTGGGGGGGCTTAGACTTTGTGCAGGTAGCGgagggggaaaaaaagaaaaggcctACAGTTTAGGATTTTAGGAGGATAGTTTGTGATTTGTGAGAAGTATCTTAGCACACCATAGGCAAGATATCTCACACTTTCTATTTTGGAAGTGCTCAGGTACAAGGGAAGTAAAATGTATCGGTTCATTCTTTTTGCAACATTTTAAATATATAAgtgttaatattttaatttcctcAGACTTTTACTTTTATTCTAATAACAACCCAAGTAACACAATCAAAAAGGGAATATGTATTGCAAGCAAAGGAAAGGCTTAAAGATGCAATCAAAAGTGAAATGGGAGGACAAGTGGATCAACTGAAGAGGCTTTAGACTATACTAGGCATGTGGGTGGTCAAACAGCAGTGATTTCAGATAGTAGATAGAATGGAGGAGGGATGGGATAGGTAATGTAAACAATGATGGCAGGTTGGTGGTTTAGGTTTAGTTTTTATTGTTTTTAATGTTTGGATTTTGTTTCCAGTTAATTTGCTATTTTACTTGGTTCTAAGAGACTCCTCTAGTCTTTGAAAGCAAATGACAGATTTTACATTTTCTTTAGCAGAAATATTCTCAGCATCTTTTTGTCTTATCTCAAAACAGGTCCTATTCTAGGTCTAAAAAGGCTAAAGAGATGTTGTAAGACATTATCATAGTTTTTTGGACTTTGAAGCAATTGTGATGCCATTTTACATAGATTATAATGGAATTACCTATCTTAATAATTACGGAAAATATGGCTAATTTTCTTTAGACTtccttcaaaaaaagaaaaaaatcattaggAAAGTGAATGGTATTAAGGTAGTTGAGTTTTACGTTGACTATGGGTCCTATTTTAAGTCAAAGTATATATAACTTAAAGTCCTTGGTAACTTATAGATCAGTTTAAAGTCCTTATATTTTAGGAGACATTGCTTTAGAGTTGCTTATCTGTAAACATGGGTCCATGacttgtgatggattttgaaaatattATGGGTTTATTTTGACAAAATAGCAATTCCTTAATGGAGGAACTTTCCTCAATTCTTTTTTTCCATCTCAGCTTCCTTTCCTCCTTTATTACacatcctcttctctctctctctctctttctcatcatTGCTCTTTTTCGTTCTGTTTTTGATAAGGAGAATTATCAAATATGTCTAGCCTGAAATTTAACTCAGCAATAACAGCTTTAGTTTTGCAACCTTGAGGTTGCATCAAGGGAGGACAAATGGTATGTGATGACGACAAGAGTGGAGGAGAACCATGGTGAGGAACTGAGGATGATGGGTCAGAGAGTAGGCAAACCTACTATGGAaataggaagaagaagagaagagtggCTTGAGAGGTAGTAGGTAAAAATGAGCCTCCTGCTGACagcaacaaaatacaaaagagtgGGGGTGGTGGGAGAAAAGATCCCACTACCTCTTCTTTAATAGGAATTATGCTCCTTTATGGGTTAGCCAAGCCATGTGAAATATATCCAAACACCAAGTAACAGAGCTTACACTTTCAAGTTTCAATTCTTGGAATGTAGGCTTACTATAGAAGGTCACTCTATCCCAAAATAGGGCCTCAGGAGAGAGGCCATCTATCTAATAATGACTCTTTGGCAAAAGAGAGGAACAAACTCCAGACTTTCAGCCAGCTCTGAGCTCAAGAAAAGCTGCACCATTCCAGTTCTTGCCTTAATTGTCAAGTGACGACTTCTACACTCCCCATAAAATAAATAGAAGcactagaaaaaaaataaagactcGTTTGGTTCGCAGGACGAATTTTTCTTCCCAGAAGTAACTTCCTAAGAAATTACTTCCTAAAAAGTTATTTTCTAGGaataaaattttagtatatttGGTTGACCATGAAAAAGTGACTTATTACCGAGTAGCTTATATTTGGTTGAGCACTCATTTTTCTGAAAAAACTGTGTAAAATACCTGCTATGCCCTTaataaatataaaaccatatctttttgCTTCTAGActttatataaatagtaatattatatttatattaatataaatataatattaatatattacaacATAACATtggaccataataatttattatattaatttaatactaatatatattaatattatattaataaaatattaatattttaatataataaatttattaatgtagacataaatataatatgaaatataatattatattaacattaataaaaatattatattagtgtaaatattaaaatataataaatattataatattaatattatattcatatacatattaggataatattaatataatattttatcactattcagtatttcatcctaaccatccattgatattttgcaaaatcttagccatggattttaaaaagatattttagaaaaaaaaagtacCACCACTTTCCATCTTATGCGAAGTGCCAAAATCCACCTCCCTCATTGGTTTTCACTTTTCATGAAATATGGGAAGTGACTTCGCATGAGAAGAGCTTTTTCCACTCTCGCTCCttttaaaactccaaccaaacaaaAAGCCCTCTCTCCACTTCTCAGGAACTGCCTCTTCCCCCTTCTACTTTCCGTAAACCAAACAAGTCCTAAAAGGTGATATGATCAAAAAAGATAATGTATCTGCTTatgaaaggaaggaaaagaaaaaaaatgtcatGACCAGCCTCCTTATAAGAGAAAGAATCATGAGTAGCCCTTCAGAGGAGCTACCCAGCTAAGTTTAAATTGCATCAAGAAGACTTCGGTTGTAAAAGTAATCCTAAAATTAAAAGATACTTTTACAAAATTAATATATAAGAGAGATTGTATATCACTCAAATTAGAGATGCATGATCAAGATTTGAAACAATATCTACGATGTTCAGCACTTTTCCATGAAGTGTTATATTTCAACTGTTCTGTAGCCTCATCTAAATACATGACCAGTAGCTCTGACCAAATAAGAAACAGTGTGCTGCATCATTCTCTGCAAAAAGTGGCATATCAACTGGTTCACATCATTCGACAATAGTGAGATGATTTTTTTTCCCTCATAATTTCTAAGATTTTTACCAAATATGGAtaggtttttttaattattaaaagaaAATCCAACATACAAAATCTAAGAACTGCAAAAATGCTGTCTGTATCCATAAGTCACGCTGCAGTTTCTCATGAGGGTGGAATAATAATGTTCCACCTTATTAACAAGATTTGCAAACAACATAGAGTAAAGGTGGAGTAACATCAACAAAATTATACATCTCGGGAATACAAGGACCAAGCTAAACAGTTTTGAAtgaaagaggaaaagagaaatATAAAATTCTTCATTTAAGAAATGAAATAGTATTTTAaacaaaagaaataaataaatgcaCTCACCTATGAGGACATACGAGACTTACCACATCAGGCATGAGAGGGTGTGAGCATTTTTATTCGCGAGCCACTGAATCAACACTCAAGTTTTCATGAACAATCCCATGTTTAATCTTCTGCTTCCTTCTGTTCTATCAGTTTACAGTGAATATCCTAGCCAATATCAAGTTATGGATCAGTTAGGATATGTATAATGTCAAATGGATAACAAGTGAAATTGAACAGCAGCACTATGCTAAAAGCAATAAATGACCAGTGAAGGATTGCAGGACGAAAATATtaacaaaataatgaaaaataagatgttactTGAGCAAAGTAATGGAGTATGTTTGTTTAATTTAACAACCTGGAAAAGGTCAGCACAACAATGGAATGCCAGCGTCTCTCACAAGACCAGAGTGAATTGTTAGACAGGATGAGCAGAGGACCCTCATAATCTGAAATAGTAGAGGCAAAGAAAGAACTGAGATTGATAAAACTGGCAGCTGCAGTATCTATCTTGCTATGAATGGCATATATAAAAGATACAAATCTAGGAAGTGCTGTCCAATTTTGCAGAAATTTCTAGGAACAGTTCAACATAAATCTAGAAAACAGATAGCATTAGTTCAGTATGTAAAAGTAATTATTGCAGTCAAGGGCTCATGACTTGGCATGTGAAATATTGCCCGCTTTGGCCTACGGCCCATATAGCCCGGAAGCTGTATGGGCCGTTTTGGGCCTCACGATTTTATCCCTGAAAAAGCACCTCACGTAGAAAGGATGATCCTTTCCTATATAAGCTAGATTCTCCCTTAACTCCAACCAAGTGGGACTAATGATGCCCTTTCTTCTACACCACAATATAGCCCCCCAGTCAAGAAAAAATCTGTATACTTCACAGACTGTGTTTGTATACTCCCACAGAGTGGTGTTTGGATGAAAGAAGTCCCACAATCCATTAAGGGTGATGTCCTTCCTCTAGGGCCAATGTTGCAGTCAAGAGCTCATGGCTCTACACGTGAGATATTGTCCGCTTTGGCCTACGGCCCATAGCCCGGGGGCTGTATGGACCATTTtgggcctcacggttttgcctCTTAAAAGGCGCTTCACGTAGGAAGAATGGTCCCTTCCTATAAGCTAGATTCTCCCTTGACTCCAATCAATGTAGGACTAATGATGCCCTTTCTTCTACACCATAACAATAATCATGGATGGTATCACTTGATTTATAGCTCTAAATGAAAGAGAAATTGATTGTGTGGGTAAAATGCAATATTCAAAGGTCAAAGCATTTCTTATCATGTAGTGGTATGAATCATCTGTGCTTATTTTAGCAATATGACCTAAGTGAATGGCGGTGCCTCTCTGCTATTTGGTTCACAAGAGCTTGAATTTCTTGGTAGAACTGGAGGGTGTGGAAGGCAACCCTGCATCTGAGTCTCTAATACTCAGCCATGTTCAGGGAAAGGATGGACTGCAAAACATCAGCATGCTCAAAAGTCAAAAATCAACAGAAAACCACAAACTTCTTTTTATGTTATACAAAACTTCCCATTAAAAGAATTGAACATCTCTGGATCTAACCTTTCAGGACCAAGATCCTTAAATTGTCATAGTACACCTTGCGCACAACTTCGAATTTATTTACTACCAACTGACTTCATCAGGCAACTCAGCTTAAATTAGTCATTACCGTTCCGTTCTACATTAGCGGTCACCATTTTCAGTTGTCATCTCATCGTTTATTCATCTACACTGTAAATGAAAATTTTCTGTTACTTATCTCTTTAATAAAATGGGTGCTCTGCAATTGCAagtcatgtatcaagaaaaaggaATGTGGTGTTGGCACagggaagaagcaaaagaattgtTTTCACCATaaacaggaaaaagaaaaaatggaaaaGCAATTCATGCAGACTAAATAATGACTTATCTACTAACACCATAAACAAGGATAATAATGGCATATCTACTACCACTATAAACAACAATGTGATTTGGCCATTGCTTCTCCCCCATTTACACAGATCCTCTGATAACTCAGATGATGCAGTTCCTCTCATACTCTGTATCATCTTGCTTCCTACTATGCCTCTCTTTGTTATACAGATCTTCTGGTATCTATTACCCATGAATCCAAGTGTCTCGAGAAGGCATTGTCTTGAGGAAGGGAATAATGGAAAAGACCATTTAAAGGTTAGATCATGTTATTGGTGATTTCTTTTAGGTTGCCTTCATTGTCATGTCTAGTTTCTGAGCAGATAATGCTCATTCAAGCATGTTGTCGGCATCTATGTTGGGCTCCGCCACTACAGTCACATCTTTGCAGATTTTTCTATTCAATTGCACTGATAGATTCCAGTGCTTACGAGTCATGATCACTACAAATGGTCATGCATTCTTGAGCTCATCTCAGCTAACACTTTAAAAGTAGCACCTTGGTCACTTCCTATTATTTCATCATACCTCCATTATCATATGAGCTCTTTAACACTCTTCGCCATGCGTTCATAAATTCTGGATGAACCTTATCGTTTGGGTCACCCTTCTAATGGCAGACTATTTTTATAATCCACGTAGAATAGAAGTGTTCCATAATATTAGCAAACAGCacatactataaaatataaatgtTTGATAAGTTGTCTATCATGATCTTTAGCTTTCATTCTCATAAATGAGTTTTCACATGGATTGTGTTTAACAGATTATTTCCATGGATTGTATACATGATATTTATGTGTCTCCAAAAACTATATAGGCATATAAAAAGTTTATTTCTGGATGATCAGAAatcaaaagaaaaggataaacaAATGTAAATCTTAACATTGCTTAGAAGTCTACAACAGTTAGTACATAATCTTTTATGTGATATCTTGGTAGAGTTAGTCAAAGGAGCctatttattttgtattattaAACTCAAGTTATTCCAAGGTCAACAGAAAAGAAACAAATTTCGGTGGCAGTTTTATAGCTGAAATCAAAACTTAAGCACTTAGTTCAATCACATAGGATATATTATAAGAAGGAAATATCAGACAATGCAAagactctctctcactctctctctatggtgtgtgtgtgtgtgtgtgtatgtaaaaCCTTCTTTATAGCCTTATTCAGATATGCCAAAATGCCACAAATTTGAGAGAAAATTGCACCTCAAGGCATGTGCCATCAGTAATCATCAATCCAACAACCCTTCTGTTTTAGCTTGGGTAAGATTTCTCTGATATAAAACATTGGTGTTAGCGGGTGCCTGAGTTTAACTTTAGGAAACTTATTCTTTTTGTCTTCCTTGAAACTTTCAGGCAGGCTCTTCGCAACAGGTACATCATCCGAAATTACTGCTATGAACTGCTCCTCATTGTAAAGATAAGAAAAACTATTTTGGAACTATGAGAAACACAAATAACAGAAACAGCTAAATGTCTTGAGCTCACAGCAAAATCAAAGATATGAAAGTGATCTAGAAAAATTATTAAGGTAAAAACCTAATGCCTTTAGACTTTCTTGAATCCCCGGGATAACAAGTGTAGCATTTAAGAGCTTGGAAGTGGTGTCAAGATCACAGATATTGCAAAAGAAAGACCAAGTTATAAACTTGCAACAAAAAATTGAAGGTAAAGAATGTTCTGGATGTGAGGAACCTACTGATGATCTGATTTTACTTCACGTGCATGAAACCATTCTGCTCCCCTGGAACAGAAACAGTATAGGCAAAAAGGTTAATATTACACCATGCTAAAATTGAAGGTAAAGAATGTTCCTGGATGTGAGGAACCTACTGATGATCTGATTTTATCAAATCCGCCATAAATCTTCGCATGCGTGAAACCATTCTGCTCCCCAGAACTGAAACAGTATAGGCAAAAAAAGGTTAATATTACACCATGCTAAAATGTTGAAAAATAATCACAAACACAGTTTGTCAAGTTCAGAGGATGAGGTCTAAACTTGACCATCAGTTCTTGAAAGAATATCACTTCACAGACAGGTGTAGAGATGAACATGTTACGTCATATCATTCGAAATTTTGTCATGCAAGACAATCAATTATGAAGTTTAATTTAAACTGAGTTTGCTAATAACAACCAATTGAGCAGATTCACTGGTATTTTTCTTTACGTTTTCTTCAAGGCAAACTTATCTTTCCGTCTTGGATTTGTTCACTTAAGCTACTACTACATAAGCCAAGGGTGACTCCGGTCTCCAATTTGTTTATGTTCCTTGATTACAAAACTGAAAAGGTCATAGATTTAACTTGGCAACCTGCTGGTGATTGTGCCACTGACCTACCGTTGGTACACatttgttaaaaatattttagctAGCATTTTGTATGAgttgccaattattgaacatgtGGACACATAAGGTTCAAATATTACAAAAGAAT contains these protein-coding regions:
- the DRM gene encoding uncharacterized protein LOC105045183, yielding MGLLDKLWDDTVAGPRPETGLGKLRKYSSFTFRPSSGKEEAMDGGIAKPAGTEEEPKVTRTIMIKRPTGCPSPGNGTPPSSPAGSTPPVSPFSGGGREWNRFRRKSASDAFEKGGMGGVGPRNPAPPYEV